A stretch of Faecalibacterium duncaniae DNA encodes these proteins:
- a CDS encoding helix-turn-helix domain-containing protein, which translates to MDDMRNTSAPLYGKAEPATTKTTMSVREMRQLLGLGKTDSYWLLHKNLFEVILINDKRRIVISSFEKWYANQVKYHKVNGSPPGEELCKRSYSVPDAAEILKVKPETIYTLIRQGKLKTETADFCMRIPKEDFERWYRSQSRYRTAADRERDREIEAQTISIPEMAKLLGIPRKNVYGILDCKKYRDCFVIERVADRPRITKKSFKAWLKSQSTYQLQKPKKETHEEPPLKLQCPKNGKYYSFQEIQAFYGISRPTLDSWVLKEGIPTMKLGRVKRIQKDAFDEVLKSKRKVEEDV; encoded by the coding sequence ATGGATGATATGCGGAATACTTCGGCTCCCTTATACGGAAAAGCTGAACCTGCCACTACCAAAACCACCATGTCGGTTCGTGAGATGCGGCAGCTTCTCGGCCTTGGCAAAACAGACAGCTATTGGCTGCTTCATAAGAATCTCTTTGAAGTCATTCTGATAAACGACAAAAGGCGTATCGTTATTTCCAGCTTTGAGAAATGGTATGCCAATCAGGTCAAATATCATAAGGTCAATGGTTCGCCACCGGGCGAGGAACTTTGCAAACGGTCCTATTCCGTTCCTGACGCCGCCGAGATATTGAAGGTGAAACCCGAAACGATCTATACACTCATCCGACAGGGCAAGTTGAAAACAGAAACGGCAGACTTCTGTATGAGAATTCCCAAAGAGGACTTTGAGCGGTGGTACCGATCACAAAGTCGCTACCGCACAGCAGCCGACCGTGAGCGTGACCGGGAGATTGAAGCGCAAACCATCTCCATCCCGGAAATGGCAAAACTACTCGGTATCCCACGCAAGAATGTTTATGGGATTCTTGATTGCAAAAAATACCGAGATTGTTTCGTCATTGAGCGCGTGGCCGACAGGCCGCGCATTACCAAAAAAAGTTTTAAGGCATGGCTTAAAAGCCAATCTACATACCAACTTCAAAAACCGAAAAAAGAAACGCATGAGGAGCCGCCGCTAAAACTGCAATGTCCCAAGAATGGGAAATACTACAGTTTTCAGGAAATTCAGGCTTTTTACGGAATCAGCCGCCCAACACTTGACTCGTGGGTTCTCAAAGAAGGAATTCCAACGATGAAGTTGGGAAGGGTAAAACGCATCCAAAAAGATGCTTTCGATGAAGTTCTGAAGTCCAAACGTAAAGTAGAGGAGGATGTATAA